A stretch of DNA from Oreochromis aureus strain Israel breed Guangdong linkage group 23, ZZ_aureus, whole genome shotgun sequence:
TGTTAAGAGAGCAGGAGCCTACTTTCACTGAGACAACTAATTTTACCAGCTCAGGTAAAGAAGGTAAAAAATAACAGGCTGACCTGGGATAGGAACAGGCACCAAACAGGAAGATGCTAAATATTATGTCTCACATTACAGatttttaagaaagaaagaaaaataaatatcaaatttTATGacagttcagctgtttttttttaacattgacCACTGTTCACTGTAAATAGTCTCAGCAGAATTAAAGCAAATCTATTCAAATTACAATTTTTGATGCTAAACATGATTTAGTTACAGCACAGAGCTCAAATGGAGTCAGTACTGAAGGTGTGAAAGCTGAAGTAGTGGTGACCCCTCCGCATTATCATGATTTGCACTTACCTGCCCCTCTAGACTGAGCGGCAGGTAAGTGGACTTCCAGGGTAATTCCTTTATTTATGTTGCCTTTAAATTTCTGTCAAGAGTCGGTCATTTCCAGTTCCAAGGCAACGTACCAATCTGCTTACTGCTGAAGATCACAGTTTTCATGCAGTATATGTTTTTGAAATGCTGCTCTCTGTGGAATTATCATtcttattctttgtttttactaaGGTTACTGTAGCCCTGtagttattctgttttttaatcTGCTCGTGGCTGCTGGATTAAACTTGAGCTGGAGTCCAGTCATTTTTCTGCATGTTAACtgatgtgttttctttatttccaaACTGTAGAtgagtcctttttttttaagttaacctgatcacttcctgtctttgttCTTAGGCATCGTCTCCCTGATCTCTTTGTCCATCCTGTCCTACGACCGCTACAGCACTCTGATGGTGTACAACAAGCGGTCGGCAGACTACAGAAAACCCCTGCTGGCAGTGGGGGGGTCGTGGCTGTATTCAGTGATATGGACAGTGCCCCCCCTGTTGGGCTGGAGTAGTTATGGCCTGGAGGGGGCGGGGACGAGCTGCTCGGTGTCGTGGACTGAGAAGTCACctcgctcacattcatacattatctgtctgtttgtgttctGCCTTGGACTCCCCGTCCTCATCATGGTGTACTGCTACAGCCGCCTGCTCTATGCCGTCAAACAGGTGGTTCACGTTCACAGATGCTGCACATCTGGCAActcaatttataatttatattttcaaTAAATATAACGTCAACTAAAAGAGTTTTTAGTAGAcgtgtatatattatatatttttatgtatgttacatatattttcttcctttaattaaatttgcatatttatttacattattcaatttattaatttataatttGCTATTTTAGGTATTTACACTTTTAAAGGTATTTTTACTGCCTAAATATTAcaatatttgtgctttgttgCTTCTGACaggtgtttttctgtctttatcttttattatttcTGTATACTTATTTATGTTCTATTTTCCTGTCATGAGATTTTGATGAGAcaattttgaaaatgttttaatgataaagtcCCTTCGTCTTGTCTGTCAGGTGGGTCGTATCCGACGGACAGCAGCTCGTCGGCGAGAGTTTCACATTCTGTTCATGGTCATCACCACAGTGTTGTGTTACCTGATCTGCTGGATGCCATACGGCGTCGTTGCCATGATGGCCACCTTTGGCCGGCCGGGACTCATCAGCCCCGTTGCCAGCGTCATCCCTTCAATCCTTGCCAAGACCAGCACCGTCATCAACCCCGTGATCTACATCCTCATGAACAAACAGGTGAGTGCTGGACCGAGCTGTTATCAGGTAGCACCAGGGCTTAAAATACAGTTTGTCAGTACCGTAGGTAGGAGCACTGACACACTGATGGGGAAGAAAATAATATTgctaataaatttaaaaatgcacccaaaaagtaaaatattttcttatttttaaagtagatattaaaatgtttaactttttttatatacatatacaaaatacataggaaaaactaaacatatatataaacataataagtaaatgaaaatttttttgttcatgtttttcaaGATTTAATTAAAGTGAGACAGAGGTGTGGCaggattgttttttaatttactctGAGTGCAAACCACCTCAGTATGATGCTTACACACAAACAGACGCACATGTGATATCAATAACAATACATCACaaggttttctctttttttcaaaatggTATACTTATTGAAaattgcatttaaaaataaaattagtaggtcatgaaaattaaaagtaaaaattaaaggaaattaAAGTGTTTGAAAAAACGTACtcctaaaagtacttttattccATGATGTTCATTCAGTCATGAATCGCAGGGACACATgaaaaagtttcaggacaccggccctcgaggcctggagttggggacccctggtctaaaggaataagaagaaaaaaatagaaaataaattctaaacatatcaaaaaaactaaaaaaaaaaaaaaagaaattaaattggttgtaaatattttaattgtgtttacatgtacaaagatatacagttacattttaaagtttaatggAAGATCAAAAAGTAAGacaattgaaataaaaaaaagcagatgcttttttttgcttgttttttaattaagaacATCTGTTCAACTCTTTGTTAACACAAGTATCAGCCAATCACGTGACAGAAACTCAATGCATtaaggcatgtagacatggtgaACACGgcctgctgaagtttaaactgagCATTAGAATGAGGGAGAAAGACGTTGTGGGAGCCAGATGCACTATATTTCATAAAGTTCTGAactgctgagattttcccaTATAACcatctctagagtttacagagagtagtcttaaaaagaaaaaataattcagtaagtggcagttctctgggagaaaatcccttgttgatgccagagttCAGAGGAGAATGCCCAGACTAGTTAGAGCAATTAGAAAGGAAACAGGAGCTCAAATAACCGCTCGTTACTactaaggtatgcagaagagcatctccaCGAATGCATTCAGCTGTGTCTCAGTGGTTCAGGCTGGTGATGATGCTACAAGTTCTTTTAGAAAACAAATGTGAATAGCATGTTTGCTCAGTAAGAGACTATCTGCCTGGAGATCAATATCTATCTGTTAATGAAGCAGGTATTATCATACAGAGTGAGTTGGGACTGGAGAGCTCACAAACTCCCATTTACATCGTAAAAAATATACTTTCATGGCATATCCTTTGACTAATCAACAAACTTCAAATGAGGTTATTGGGTAAGCAAGGGTGGAGCTTAACAGAGAATAGCTGCCAACACTGGCATTGACAAATATAACATTAAAAccattgacaaaaacaaatctctttgTCAGTTCTACCGCTGCTTCCTGATCCTGTTCCACTGTAAACACCCACTGACGGAGGATGTACAGTCCTCCATGCCCTCCAAGACCACCATGGTCCAGCTGAACCGGCGCGTGTTGGATGGCAGCCCCGCCGGGCCATCTGGTGCCAAACCCATTGTGCAGGACGTGGAAGGAATCAGCGCTGCAGAATCTGACAAAACCGACCCTGTAGAGCTGCCGCTGCCACCCCTGCCACTGCCTGAAATCTCCTCCTCCTGACAGCCCTAAGCACTGACTGTTCACTGAGAAGTGGGGCCAGCAAATGTCTGTTGTTTGAACCCTTCAACCACCAACATCTCAGCTCATACTCACACCCATACTCATCACTTCTCAGTTTGTATGTGTTCCATTTTGGGGAAACAACGAGGTCATACCCCAGATGCCAACTGTATTCAGCTGCTGTAATTATTGATTTAATAATGTGAGCTTAACTAATCTAACAGAAGAGTTAAACCCTGTTTTTGGATTTAACCGTTGAAATCAGAGGCTCGGTAGAAATCAATAttctgcttgtttgtttgcGGCCCTCAGACTTTCATTACTAATTTGTGGGTATTTTTCTATGGTCTGTGTCCTGTTGGTGTGTTGGGAATAAAGTGCTGTGCTCTGCTTTGACTCTCTGACTTTAATTTTAGCAGGGTCAATATGACTGATGATTAGTAGTTTTGATGCATGCATGTcctttgatttgtttatttaatttttggaAAACTACACAATTTCACTGTTCATAAAGAAGGCCACTAATACAAGATACGAGCTATTGCAAAGAAATGGAATGGTTATTCTCACTTTACCTTTATTAGACTATGGAAAAGTGTCAGACTGAAACAGACTAATTAGATCAGGGGTCGGCAAACTTTCtgaaaataaatttaataatgctctgtatgaacagttacacactatatagaacaactttatagaattatagtttttcgcagatgttggcagctatcagcgaatagttatcagctattttgaaacaacaaaagacactttttatccataacaagaactccataacagcaaattaactacaacagaaaatgcaaatgctattcattgtctcctcacaacaatgataagaaaaataaactgggccaatatggcatgtttgttaatacagagatacaCCTGTTAATgggatctctggtctcccactcagatcacacaggtctccgagtgtcctgCATTACCTGTCCACTCTCACACCAAAAGTGTCCGGTTACCTGAGGACATtcttcatgtgagagaaaatctgctcacacagagcCAAATACTTTCAATAAgtcctctgcaatgttctgagacagttaaacttgtcaggtagtgatgtccagcaggtgaaaatgcaagctccatgaacatgcaTATCTATGGATTCCAGCTGCGTTcgtagttctgcaaactttgaaCCCCACAGAGTCTAGCTTTTAAGTTCAATCAGCTGAATTTTtatgtcctctgtgtccagccAGTTAATGtgagacaaatccagctgctcattaaagctttctggttggatcagaaaagaaaacaacctGAAAGTCCCGAAAAAGCATTGTGAATTCTCTCTTGAGTCTACTGATGTAGCCGCGTATTTCTGcggtgctgatgctgcgctgagaggacagctcctgaagcatttgaagtgtcagaatgtggaaatttcaacattgcttgaaaaaactgccagctagcaaTGTCCCTCTCACTGGTAGGCTAAGtgatttttagccaattacaagttgaatcaGGTAGTTGGGGTTGATAGCTAAGATAGCGTCATTAAGAAGGGGCACAAgaaggtttggagtcttcctacacccccgttctctgcggcctgctggagcgggggggctaggaggaggagttggccgtccgactggggtctggaatgtggggcctccctgctgctgcggagtcggggcggtctgcttctccccaccgcagggaaaagggtaacaccacctgggtctgggcgcagtttcccctcaggggcaagggtacctagacccggggcttagagtacgcttggggagtgtgattgtgtgtacagtgtctctctatgtctgtctccacgttgggtgagtgttgagagcatgagggtgggaatagatgtttgtatctgtgtgtgcctgtttgtctgtgtctatacagggagtgcagaattattaggcaaatgagtattttgtccacatcatcctcttcatgcatgttgtcttactccaagctgtataggctcgaaagcctactaccaattaagcatattaggtgatgtgcatctctgtaatgagaaggggtgtggtctaatgacatcaacaccctatatcaggtgtgcataattattaggcaacttcctttcctttggcaaaatgggtcaaaagaaggacttgacaggctcagaaaagtcaaaaatagtgagatatcttgcagagggatgcagcagtcttaaaattgcaaagcttctgaagcgtgatcatcgaacaatcaagcgtttcattcaaaatagtcaacagggtcgcaagaagcgtgtggaaaaaaaccaaggcgcaaaataactgcccatgaactgagaaaagtcaagcgtgcagctgccaagatgccacttgccaccagtttggccatatttcagagctgcaacatcactggagtgcccaaaagcacaaggtgtgcaatactcagagacatggccaaggtaagaaaggctgaaagacgaccaccactgaacaagacacacaagctgaaacgtcaagactgggccaagaaatatctcaagactgatttttctaaggttttatggactgatgaaatgagagtgagtcttgatgggccagatggatgggcccgtggctgcattggtaaagggcagagagctccagtccgactcagacgccagcaaggtggaggtggagtactggtttgggctcatatcatcaaagatgagcttgtggggccttttcgggttgaggatggagtcaagctcaactcccagtcctactgccagtttctggaagacaccttcaagcagtggtacaggaagaagtctgcatccttcaagaaaaacatgattttcatgcaggacaatgctccatcacacacgtccagtactccacagcgtggctggcaagaaagggtataaaagaagaaaaactaatgacatggcctccttgttcacctgatctgaaccccattgagaacctgtggtccatcatcaaacgtgagatttacaaggagggaaaacagtacacctctctgaacagtgtctgggaggctgtggttgctgctgcacgcaatgttgatggtgaacagatcaaaacactgacagaatccatggatggcaggcttttgagtgtccttgcaaagaaaaggtggctatattggtggctgatttgtttttgttttgtttttgaatgtcagaaatgtatatttgtgaatgtggagacgttatattggtttcactggtaaaaataaataattgaaatgggtatatatttgttttttgttaagttgcctaataattatgcacagtaatagtcacctgcacacacagatatccccctaaaatagctaaaactaaaaacaaactaaaaactacttccaaaaacattcagctttgatattgatgagttttttgggttcattgagaacatggttgttgttcaataataaaattattcctcaaaaatacaacttgcctaataattctgcactccctgtatgtcaGGTTGGGCatcagaccccacctctctggggacatctcaggccctccaaggtttggaggcccatctccccccaccacttcccctgccggtggcagacgccctcagacatcggtgcattggtggttctttgtgtccgggggtgggcgcccgggtacccaccggctcactccttggcggctgcttatcggggcatggagcctggggctcgctcaggccacttcggggatggggtgccctcggcctctcggcccagggctcggtcactcaggcacagctggctgctggcggagctcacgggcacatcactgcaaccccccctggcttctgctccgcggctgctgagtgacccctcatctgggactctcctcagctctttctgggatagtggcgcggctgcccctctgttggtcttccttggtctcttgtgttctgggggcctctggatgtctggagttttgatctcctccatacctgcttcatgccctggaggacggggcagtggccccccacaccctctagcagatcattacatgaaggaaccttttaaaaacaagcgcgttcatgctcacaggtgtacacacgggtgatcacacacacacacccttttgggctcctacctcaaagcacactgtgcgctgtcgatctcacgtcctgcaccataatgtttaatatttagtatttactgtcatattcccatatatcattgtgatcttgtttattactcttgtcttcttctgcttgctttcttttttctttctcaacaggtgatccaggtgttcgatatgtatttttttttttgtctgcttattctgttggtttttgttttttgccctttttccccgtccctcttctcaggtttttttgtttgtttgtttgtttttttttctttccctctttctttctcccctttctttccaccagtcaagtctgtcccgtattcagcaagtgaaaataaaataaacaataaaaggtgaatcagatggaccattacggcaaggctgggatggtccatttggtaaagtaaatccgttgggcatctttcttcgcctttagacaataattctgatggcaaaagaaccaaatgggacaggttaaaaaaaaaaaaaaaaaaaaaaaaagaaggggcACAACTAACGTGTCTTTTGCGAGGTAATTTGcccggccatttattttttaatgcaccttctcagattaattcactgggTGTCATGATGACTCGTGCCGTCAGTTAACCCTTTGCGTGCCAGCGGTGGCACAcgtgcccagggttgccgacccctgaatTAGATGAAGACCTATGggacaggtgtcgaactccatttaagttattttatctgataaataaacacagtaagattatatatatatatatatatctatatatatatatatatatatatagacagaAGTTAAGGTCGTTGCAAGATGGcaaattgaacctcccccaccctcatttagatctggcgtttggaactattttggtCTTCATGTGAAGTATGACCCTGAAGGTAAGCgtgtcatggacaaaagtaaaacagtatgtcgaaTGTGCCACACAATGCTCAATtacattggtgggaactagtgcgttagcgcagttagcttgttaacaTGTTGACGTGGGGATGGACGGGgctcattaacggagatttgccgtgttgtggcgttaacatcatttcaacgagattaacgctgaaagcactagtgggaacacaacgaatatgaaTTGCACATCTActccgacatcatcctagtgcaaagacaagtggaagcagacaaaaacaacaagcacgcatgctacaaactttacccgagtcatttagacagccgttagcacatggttttccttatggggacctgatatgtttaatatgctgcggagaatataccccagaagaagcatatagtatagcttttattttggaaagagccatttctctgtaataaaccctgttttccaaagatgagtgatttctcaaTCAGatagattaatttttttattactttgtttcagcaacattaaatttaaaaactgtacttttgagttaaaatatatatttataattttaataaatgacaaattaaaaaggcatgaacatttttttgtatcgaaaaaatattgaaccgtgacaccaaagtatcgaagcTCCTTCCAAGGGAGGATTAAGGTAAGTAACGCAAGGAGAAAGGAACCCAAAATATGAACTCATAAATCCTTGCTTCCATCAAATCCGTAAGTTATATCAGTTACTGCATGGTACGAATAACCAAGAACTTTGTGAGCTTATGAATGCCAAGAGTCGCTCATTCATTCATATCAGCTTTCTCAGCTCAGAATTTACCTATATTAAAACTGagttattttatataaataactTTAATATGGCGCTATTAAAGTTTTTGACTTGAATCACAACTGAAGATTAGTGATTAGTATTGTTTGTTAATCTGTTTATTTACTGACACTCTTGCTATCTGCACAATGAAACACCACATAACTTCATAAGAATATGTTTAATttcagaagaggaagaagtttaaaAGGACATGTACCTATttaactatctgttcaacagttagagtgtttctctaacaggaggacactctttacactcagctcaGCACAGAGTCACTGAGGAACCAGACCAAACAACCCCTaatccaggataaagagtttcagtgaatgtggtgttgaatgtgtggaggtggatcagagtgtcagaggagactctgtagaaggacagagtgccagcaggacagtccacatacactgctactctgttagagacagaggaagaggaggaggaggagatggatgtttgcCTCTTCTTGTGACAGACCGAATAACCCTCATCAGAGCAGACAAGACTCCAGGACAGATCATTAAAGCCAAATACAGAGTCATCACTGCCTCCTTTTTcaattcttctgtaactcactgatatacgtgcttttcctttccactcgacctcccagtaacagcgaccactCAGATCATTTATACACAGCAGCTGATCCCAGTACTTAAATCTGTCttgatgatcaggatatgactgaacctcctccacacgtgtcaccttcctattgttgtcagacagtttgagGTATCTGtatgctgtgtttgtgtcgattgtgagttgacaggaatctgatggagagaacaaacacaatccagctgcagttattgatccatcatctgttcattgattgacactttgatgatgactcctgacatcagagatgtgaatgagtgatgtgacagtttgaagatggttgaatgtgagctgctttgttttcatgaatcacattaaaaacacacttacacttcctcagacctggtctcaaccattgTTCTCCAGCAGGTTTCActctgaaaggaggaggggggtcagaccagcatagtctctttcagcatgcacacatggacattaatattaaaatggaCATTTCCAGCATCTCTTTATTAACTCAAACGATTGCTGTTACAAACACAAATGGCTGAAGCGCTACAGCTGCCAGCCGAAcactccaacaacaacaacagcagagagcgCACAGACTTTTATGCTGGTGAGGAGTGATTGCAGATGCCATGCAGGTGAGCCCATCTCCCCTGCAGTGGCACCgtagaccacgccccgccacaaaCTTTTTACTCCCAGAACTATTGAATCTTGAAAAACCCTAAGTGACAAAGTGCATTAGGCTGAAAgatctaaaaagaaaataaaaacaaaaaaacaaactgataccacttccaacataaatgaagaaaaaactaAATAGCAGTGGCGTTtgcagggttactgaagttggactacctgGTATATAATGTTGTGCTACATGATtgctagcaacacagctatgttaacataacattagcacagtgaagctggaggatgaacgccagcttttttttccccactcgataaaagttaacgtgagggattCTGGTGGTTAGGGAAAAATGCAATCGCATAGCAGGATGCTATACACGAGCTAAACTtaagtcaggagaacaactgagattatTCAGCCACAATACGAGGTagttattaatatactgcaacaacatgggaatagaacagctgtgagagaattcaaaTGTTACAGAAGTGGAGAAagcgcagtttttggctttccccATATTTCAAAAGTGCTTCATCTCTTTGCTATGACTGTCGCtcggcataatttgcagatgataatGGTTGTAGCCGCTGCGATGCTTTCGaccaaaacaggcgcagcttgatgacatcatcaacacaTGCTATCGCGGTAGAGcggtatagtcaaaatctctatcGTTGGCCAAATTTATATAGTTTCTATCATATATCGTTTATATCGCCCACCTCtagataaaatacatttaagctTGTGTTGTTTCAAGGCTGTACTTTTGTAGTTTGAATGAAACAGCAAGGAATAATTAGACAAATGTGGCCTAATTTTGAATGTGAATAGTCATAAGGgatgttacattttattttacaaaggTGGCAAAGCAACATTTAAGTCATGCCTCATACATAAAGAATTATTCCTAGATTTTCCTCACAGTGTGGAACACAGATTATTCATTTAACACTGGTATTGATCAGTACTCACTATCAGCAGACAGTGGTTAGTGTTGCATTCCTAGCAGTCACCATATCAGTATGCAGAGCACTTGCCAAATTATGACTTGACAGTGGTTTTTGCTGAATTGCACTTTTATTTGACAAGCTCTAAAAACTGGCTCAAATCGATAGTCAGGTTGCAGGAAGTCAGGAAACGTGTTGCACTCTCTTTTGtggttttaatgtatttatctATAGATGTACAACAAAAATTATAGAACTATATAATACAACTATATTAAATGTCAGTTATAGAGAATTATATTCTCCAGGCAAAGACACTGATGCCGACCGATGAAGGTCAATCCATCATCAGCTGTCCTGTTTAGTCATTGAGTAAAGCTGCTTTTGTTTTGGAATCTAATGCCATCATGTGAATATTTTATATTAGAATATAAAATGCCAGGTAGCTATTTATAACGGTTAGCATTAAGTCAACACTAAGAGTTGCATTATGTTGGTACATTTGTAACTACGTTTGCCAAGTAAATGTTCAAGAATATGTTGAGGACAGATTTTCTTGACTAATCATAATTTTTTGCAACGGATTTTTAAAAACGGTTTCTCCAGTTTCTAGTCTCGTTCCAGCTACAGATGTCCTAGGCATATTTGTATACACAGAttgagagggagaaaaaggataTTTCTTAAAATAAAGACTGTGTTGTTAAGCATACTAAAAAGATGCATCTATGCAGATGGTAAGAAAAAATCGCTAGCATTGATTGTCCCTGGTAAAGTTCTCCCTGGAGGTCCCTACATAAACATCTTCTGTTTCTGTTGTGAACCAAAGAATACACTCCATACCTTAGATTATCCAGTCTCCACcgtggatccttcagtccagcagACAGACGATTTATTCCTGATTCTC
This window harbors:
- the LOC116311172 gene encoding pinopsin-like; the protein is MFSELSGFNLTSNLSEPSSAPGQEDEEWRDAPLERLSRGGHVVVSVCLGSIMVFGFLNNLLVLVLFCRFKSLRTPVNMMLLNISVSDMLVCACGTTLSFASSLQRRWLYGRRGCMWYGFVNSCFGIVSLISLSILSYDRYSTLMVYNKRSADYRKPLLAVGGSWLYSVIWTVPPLLGWSSYGLEGAGTSCSVSWTEKSPRSHSYIICLFVFCLGLPVLIMVYCYSRLLYAVKQVGRIRRTAARRREFHILFMVITTVLCYLICWMPYGVVAMMATFGRPGLISPVASVIPSILAKTSTVINPVIYILMNKQFYRCFLILFHCKHPLTEDVQSSMPSKTTMVQLNRRVLDGSPAGPSGAKPIVQDVEGISAAESDKTDPVELPLPPLPLPEISSS